One stretch of Pradoshia sp. D12 DNA includes these proteins:
- a CDS encoding FAD-dependent oxidoreductase — protein MSILTKGILDLIIIGGGPAGLSAGIYAGRGKLNTLIIEKGNMGGQAATTNEIVNYPGVRKTTGPLLIEEMKKQCEDFGVKFTKTDVTDVDLSGEVKIIKTINGEYQARSVIIAAGAGPRKLGFPGEAEFTGRGVAYCSTCDGEFFEGLEVFVIGAGFAAAEEAMYLTRFASKVTIIAREPEFTCAPSIADKVFANEHIEVKFNTELLEVSGVEMVQHARFINNVTKEEWEYTAKEEDGAFGVFVFVGYQPKTEIFKGHVEMDERGYIITDEEMRTNIKGVYAVGDLRPKSLRQVITAVADGAIAGTDVQKYVAEEKERLGIVDEPKEEKPAEKKESAPKETAKSGKSSLLSDAIKGQLKGIFAKMENDVTLVSIVDESMPKSVELRDFLIDVAELGDKLHLEVYPKGENTEMETKINADKFPVVSLLDHKGNYSGVKFHGVPGGHELNSFILAIYNLAGPGQALDSSIKQSIQAIDKKANIKIMVSLSCHYCPDVVVGAQRIAIENPNVEAEMIDISNFQDIKKKYKVMSVPAMIINDEQVVFGAKKINEIVAVLQQA, from the coding sequence GTGAGTATTTTGACAAAAGGAATTTTAGATTTAATTATCATTGGCGGAGGTCCTGCTGGATTGTCAGCGGGTATTTATGCCGGACGTGGAAAATTAAACACTCTTATTATTGAAAAAGGAAATATGGGTGGCCAAGCTGCAACGACAAATGAAATTGTTAACTATCCGGGTGTTCGTAAGACGACTGGACCTTTATTAATAGAAGAAATGAAAAAACAATGTGAAGATTTTGGTGTTAAATTTACCAAAACAGATGTTACGGATGTTGACCTATCCGGAGAAGTTAAAATAATCAAAACGATCAATGGCGAGTATCAGGCAAGATCTGTAATCATTGCAGCAGGTGCAGGTCCTCGTAAACTTGGATTCCCTGGAGAAGCAGAATTCACGGGCCGTGGTGTTGCCTACTGTTCAACATGCGATGGTGAATTCTTCGAAGGATTAGAAGTGTTTGTCATTGGAGCAGGATTTGCCGCAGCTGAAGAAGCGATGTATTTAACCCGTTTTGCCAGCAAGGTTACCATTATTGCTCGTGAACCTGAGTTTACTTGTGCTCCTTCTATCGCAGATAAGGTTTTTGCCAACGAACATATAGAAGTTAAATTTAATACGGAATTGCTTGAGGTTTCAGGGGTGGAGATGGTTCAGCATGCCCGATTTATTAATAATGTAACGAAGGAAGAATGGGAATACACAGCGAAAGAAGAAGATGGCGCATTCGGTGTATTTGTTTTCGTGGGATATCAGCCTAAGACAGAGATCTTTAAAGGTCATGTAGAAATGGATGAACGTGGTTACATTATTACAGATGAAGAAATGAGAACAAATATTAAAGGTGTATATGCTGTTGGAGATCTTCGTCCAAAATCTTTACGTCAAGTTATTACAGCTGTTGCCGATGGGGCGATTGCCGGAACAGACGTACAGAAATATGTTGCTGAAGAAAAAGAGCGTCTTGGCATTGTAGATGAGCCAAAAGAAGAAAAACCGGCAGAGAAAAAAGAATCTGCACCAAAAGAAACAGCTAAAAGTGGTAAGAGCAGCTTACTAAGCGATGCCATCAAAGGACAACTAAAAGGTATTTTTGCCAAAATGGAGAATGATGTAACATTAGTAAGTATTGTGGATGAAAGTATGCCTAAATCTGTAGAATTACGTGATTTCTTGATCGATGTTGCTGAACTTGGCGATAAACTTCATCTGGAAGTTTATCCAAAAGGCGAAAATACTGAAATGGAAACGAAAATCAATGCTGATAAATTCCCGGTTGTTTCGTTGCTTGATCATAAAGGGAATTACAGTGGCGTGAAGTTCCATGGTGTACCGGGAGGACATGAGCTTAATTCCTTTATCTTGGCCATTTATAACCTGGCAGGTCCTGGACAAGCGTTAGATTCCTCAATCAAGCAGTCTATTCAGGCAATCGATAAAAAAGCAAATATTAAGATTATGGTATCTTTATCATGCCACTACTGCCCTGATGTTGTTGTCGGTGCTCAAAGAATTGCAATTGAAAACCCAAATGTCGAAGCAGAAATGATTGATATCAGCAACTTCCAAGATATTAAAAAGAAATATAAAGTAATGAGTGTTCCAGCCATGATTATTAATGATGAACAAGTAGTCTTTGGAGCTAAAAAAATTAATGAAATTGTAGCAGTGTTACAACAAGCTTAA
- a CDS encoding MFS transporter, translated as MSAEALKKQGSPKENPTPNVRPFGMRDKIGYLLGDFGNDFFFLLVSAYLMVFYTDIFGINAATVGALFMAARLWDAVADVTWGRFIDTRKPTKNGKFRPWVLRMSFPLVFSGVLMFVTIPGMGDGFYLAWAFVTYIVWGTLYSTVNIPYGSMASVMTDNPVERTSLSTYRTAGMMLASLIINAVGPMIVFVDNKIDANRMFMAACIFGVLAISCYIGCYKLTTERIVPETNDAEKMDLRKTLKAIGQNKPLIWILTASLLFMTNSMLMGAVNVYLFKDYFTSTAALSLVGVMTTVTAFIAMPLVKPLVARFGKKEIASIGMGFAAIIYFVLFMLKDIDAMTFVWIAALGMFGTAFLNVVIWAFVTDVIDYHEFLTGLREDATIYSVYSFARKVGQAVAGGLGGFLIAAVGYNAALETQTEGTLNGIHALGTLAPALFYAVIFLILMFLYPLNKKRTEQLAIDIAERRKK; from the coding sequence ATGAGTGCAGAAGCTTTGAAAAAACAAGGCTCACCAAAAGAAAACCCTACTCCTAATGTTCGTCCTTTCGGCATGAGGGACAAAATTGGATATCTATTAGGTGACTTTGGAAACGATTTCTTTTTCTTATTGGTAAGTGCTTACTTAATGGTATTCTATACCGATATTTTTGGCATCAATGCAGCGACAGTTGGTGCGCTCTTCATGGCTGCTCGTTTATGGGACGCAGTAGCAGACGTAACTTGGGGACGTTTTATTGACACTAGAAAACCAACTAAAAATGGTAAATTTAGACCATGGGTACTAAGAATGTCATTCCCATTAGTTTTCTCAGGGGTTTTAATGTTCGTTACGATTCCTGGTATGGGTGATGGTTTCTACTTGGCATGGGCGTTCGTAACATATATCGTTTGGGGTACTTTGTACAGTACAGTTAATATTCCTTACGGATCTATGGCTTCTGTTATGACAGATAATCCAGTTGAACGTACTTCTTTATCTACTTACAGAACAGCTGGTATGATGCTTGCGAGCTTGATCATCAATGCAGTCGGACCAATGATTGTCTTTGTTGATAACAAAATCGATGCAAATCGTATGTTTATGGCTGCTTGTATCTTTGGTGTGTTGGCAATTTCTTGTTACATCGGTTGCTACAAATTAACAACTGAACGTATCGTTCCTGAAACAAATGATGCAGAAAAAATGGATCTTCGTAAAACGCTTAAAGCGATCGGTCAAAACAAACCACTTATTTGGATTTTAACTGCATCTTTATTATTCATGACAAACAGCATGCTTATGGGAGCAGTAAACGTATACCTATTTAAAGATTATTTCACTAGCACTGCAGCGTTAAGTCTTGTTGGTGTTATGACTACAGTTACAGCATTTATAGCAATGCCGTTGGTTAAACCATTAGTTGCTCGTTTCGGTAAAAAAGAAATTGCTTCTATTGGTATGGGATTTGCGGCTATCATTTACTTCGTACTATTCATGCTGAAAGATATTGATGCAATGACATTTGTATGGATTGCAGCACTTGGTATGTTTGGTACAGCATTCTTAAACGTTGTTATTTGGGCGTTTGTAACGGATGTTATTGATTATCATGAGTTCTTAACTGGTTTACGTGAAGATGCAACGATTTATTCAGTTTACTCCTTCGCTCGTAAAGTAGGTCAAGCCGTTGCTGGTGGTCTTGGCGGTTTCTTGATCGCTGCAGTTGGTTACAATGCAGCACTTGAAACACAAACAGAAGGTACGTTAAATGGAATTCATGCACTTGGTACATTAGCACCAGCGTTGTTCTATGCAGTTATTTTCTTAATCCTAATGTTCTTGTACCCATTAAACAAGAAACGTACAGAGCAACTTGCAATTGATATTGCTGAAAGACGTAAAAAATAA
- a CDS encoding M81 family metallopeptidase gives MRIGIAFFYHESHSFSRTKTTIQDFKNEGYFKGNQIFDVYTNTRTEVGGFIDVLRKLEEVEIVPLLCAAAVPSGPVTYETYEEIETELMGLMEAAGKLDGLLIALHGAMVIEGINDAEEYLLLKIRAKLGVDIPIATTLDLHANISPAIVGITPYHFGFKTYPHIDMYEQGVNAANALMNHLSLGVDYVARCVKIPMLLPSINMKTMEGPMAKMMKLAHRYEEEDGILNISVFGGFPYSDVPSAGASVIVIAKNQLLAERTASDLAKIFWKLREEFIVKLPDVKEAFQLALAMKKNKPIALADISDNPLSGGSGDTTKLLRECIEYNREKTLFGALTDSKAIDICRSVGVGGTVQLSLGGKIYPEFGLPVNVQATVIRLTDGVFYNSGPFNKDLKVDVKGACWIRVGNIDILLIGRPMSANDPELFRHIGIEPSAYRYLILKAKNHFRAAFDPLISEVIYVDAPGAAANNIAQLPYKNIPEQTWPLKNIEFLKVEERKKS, from the coding sequence ATGAGGATTGGAATAGCTTTTTTTTATCATGAATCCCATAGTTTCTCTAGAACTAAGACGACTATTCAGGATTTTAAGAATGAGGGTTATTTTAAAGGGAACCAAATTTTTGACGTTTATACAAATACAAGGACAGAGGTTGGCGGGTTTATTGATGTTCTGAGGAAACTTGAAGAGGTAGAGATAGTCCCCCTTCTTTGTGCAGCAGCTGTTCCTTCGGGTCCGGTAACCTATGAAACATACGAAGAAATTGAAACAGAGCTTATGGGTTTAATGGAAGCGGCAGGAAAGCTTGATGGATTATTGATTGCCCTGCATGGAGCAATGGTCATTGAGGGAATTAATGATGCAGAAGAATATTTACTTTTAAAGATTAGAGCAAAACTTGGGGTAGATATCCCGATTGCAACGACCCTGGATCTACATGCCAATATTAGTCCGGCCATCGTTGGAATTACACCCTATCATTTTGGATTTAAAACCTATCCGCATATTGATATGTATGAGCAAGGAGTAAATGCCGCGAATGCATTAATGAATCATCTTTCGCTTGGCGTAGATTATGTAGCGAGATGTGTTAAAATTCCCATGCTGCTTCCCTCAATCAATATGAAGACAATGGAAGGTCCAATGGCAAAAATGATGAAGCTTGCTCACCGTTATGAAGAGGAAGATGGTATTTTAAACATTTCCGTATTTGGTGGATTTCCATATTCAGATGTACCGAGCGCAGGTGCAAGTGTGATAGTAATTGCTAAAAATCAGTTGTTGGCCGAACGTACTGCCAGTGACTTGGCCAAAATATTTTGGAAACTAAGGGAAGAATTTATCGTCAAATTGCCTGATGTTAAAGAAGCATTTCAGCTTGCGTTAGCAATGAAGAAAAATAAACCAATCGCATTAGCTGATATTTCTGATAATCCGTTGAGCGGTGGCAGTGGAGATACAACGAAGCTTTTGAGAGAATGTATAGAATACAATAGAGAGAAAACGCTTTTTGGAGCATTAACGGATTCTAAGGCAATTGATATATGCAGGAGTGTGGGAGTTGGTGGAACCGTCCAACTGTCACTTGGCGGGAAAATCTATCCTGAGTTTGGATTACCGGTTAATGTGCAAGCGACTGTTATCAGGTTAACTGATGGTGTATTTTATAATAGTGGACCATTTAATAAAGATTTGAAAGTAGATGTTAAGGGTGCTTGTTGGATTCGAGTAGGAAATATAGATATTCTCCTAATTGGAAGACCTATGTCTGCTAATGATCCTGAACTTTTTCGTCATATTGGGATAGAACCAAGTGCGTACAGGTATTTGATATTGAAAGCTAAAAATCATTTCAGGGCAGCTTTTGATCCGTTGATAAGTGAAGTCATTTATGTTGATGCACCGGGCGCGGCCGCTAATAACATCGCACAGCTACCCTATAAAAATATCCCGGAACAAACATGGCCCTTAAAAAATATAGAATTTCTAAAGGTAGAAGAGAGGAAAAAATCATGA
- the ahpC gene encoding alkyl hydroperoxide reductase subunit C: MSLINKKLEDFTVQAYHDGEFKEVSLSDVQGKWSIFFFYPADFTFVCPTELADLQDNYDALKEINCEVYSVSTDSHFVHKAWADATDTIGKIKYPMLADPAHVLSRQFEVLIEEAGQALRGTFIVNPEGEIKAYEIHDLGIGRNAEEVVRKVQAAQFVAEHGDKVCPAKWTPGEETLEPSLDLVGKI, encoded by the coding sequence ATGTCACTTATTAATAAAAAATTAGAGGATTTTACAGTACAGGCTTACCATGATGGAGAGTTTAAAGAAGTAAGTCTTTCAGATGTTCAAGGTAAATGGTCAATCTTTTTCTTCTATCCAGCTGATTTCACTTTTGTGTGCCCAACTGAATTAGCTGACCTGCAAGATAATTATGATGCCCTTAAAGAAATTAACTGCGAAGTGTACTCCGTATCTACGGACTCTCATTTTGTACATAAAGCATGGGCAGACGCTACAGATACAATCGGCAAAATTAAATATCCTATGCTTGCAGATCCGGCGCATGTTCTTTCTCGTCAATTTGAAGTATTAATTGAAGAAGCTGGTCAAGCGCTTCGTGGAACATTCATTGTGAATCCTGAGGGTGAAATTAAAGCATATGAAATTCACGACCTAGGTATTGGCCGTAATGCTGAAGAAGTTGTGCGTAAAGTACAAGCTGCTCAGTTTGTTGCAGAACACGGTGATAAAGTATGTCCAGCAAAATGGACTCCTGGTGAAGAAACACTTGAGCCAAGCCTGGACCTAGTAGGTAAAATATAA
- the proC gene encoding pyrroline-5-carboxylate reductase codes for MNKRIGFIGCGNMGKAMVGSLINSNQKLADQLLVSVRSEESKVAISEKWPIHTTLDNKEVVLNSDIIFLAVNPNQYEEVIKEIREYVTDKKILISIAAGVKIKQMDEWIGAESKFILSMPNTPVLVNAGMTAICPNDHVTGEELEEICQLFSVFGEYEILKEDDFEAFIALCGSSPAYIFVLIEAMADAAVKLGIDRKKAYRMAEQTIMGSAKLALETGIHPAELKDQVCSPGGATIAAITELEAQGFRSSVIKAMEVCAEQSKKMNDEVY; via the coding sequence ATGAATAAGAGAATAGGTTTTATTGGCTGTGGAAATATGGGAAAAGCGATGGTTGGTTCTTTGATTAACAGTAATCAAAAACTCGCTGATCAATTGTTGGTATCTGTGCGCTCAGAAGAATCAAAAGTTGCTATTTCGGAAAAGTGGCCGATTCATACAACTCTGGATAATAAAGAAGTTGTCCTAAATTCAGATATAATCTTTTTAGCAGTTAATCCAAACCAATATGAAGAAGTTATTAAAGAAATAAGAGAATATGTTACTGATAAGAAGATTCTTATTTCGATTGCTGCCGGAGTTAAAATAAAGCAAATGGATGAATGGATTGGAGCAGAATCAAAATTTATATTGTCTATGCCTAATACTCCTGTCCTGGTGAATGCAGGGATGACAGCTATTTGTCCAAATGACCATGTCACAGGAGAAGAGTTAGAGGAAATCTGCCAGTTATTTAGTGTGTTTGGAGAATATGAAATTCTTAAAGAAGATGATTTCGAAGCGTTTATTGCTTTATGCGGTTCTTCTCCAGCCTATATTTTCGTATTAATTGAAGCAATGGCAGATGCAGCTGTGAAATTAGGGATAGATCGAAAAAAGGCCTATCGAATGGCTGAACAAACCATTATGGGATCGGCAAAACTCGCTTTGGAAACAGGGATTCATCCAGCAGAACTGAAGGATCAAGTTTGCTCCCCAGGTGGTGCAACGATTGCTGCCATCACAGAACTGGAGGCACAAGGATTCAGAAGTTCTGTCATTAAAGCGATGGAGGTTTGTGCTGAACAATCAAAGAAAATGAATGATGAAGTTTACTAG
- a CDS encoding threonine synthase, whose translation MSEIQFICVDCQELFMEETDKNCCTCGGLLIIKTSKSIFKDNWIVGENQTMWKYYLVVSVQANKRAWEKVSLGEGNTVLDKLDSDNQHIYLKLENTLPSRSYIDRCSALLVTKLLEKKIQNILITEATCMSLSVAKYAKHAQIACELALPENTACQLVDAHRNEGVRVSDFVSDQESAANNFILPDFHPYMIEGAKTYAYEIWEQLGHRHPDIVTFSVETSMLAVGTYYGFKDLLEHHLIGKLPRFIIVDIQSTSLPVKSKAVSIPQPLYKELIKMIKETDGHLQTITKTEIIQASKALFMRGYQIDEQSAAAYAGCMRYYRDFSIKNESIVIPLSNFSEIGKSK comes from the coding sequence ATGAGTGAAATTCAATTTATTTGTGTAGATTGCCAGGAGCTATTCATGGAGGAAACGGATAAAAATTGTTGTACATGCGGCGGTCTGTTAATAATCAAAACAAGTAAAAGCATTTTTAAGGATAATTGGATTGTTGGTGAGAACCAGACGATGTGGAAGTACTATCTAGTAGTATCAGTACAAGCAAACAAACGTGCATGGGAGAAGGTATCACTAGGTGAGGGGAATACCGTGCTCGATAAATTGGACTCGGACAATCAGCACATCTACTTAAAATTAGAAAACACTTTACCAAGCCGATCTTATATAGATAGATGCTCAGCATTATTAGTGACTAAGTTACTAGAGAAAAAGATACAAAACATCCTTATAACGGAAGCCACTTGTATGAGTCTTTCTGTTGCTAAATATGCAAAACATGCTCAAATTGCCTGTGAGTTAGCTTTACCTGAAAATACAGCCTGTCAGCTGGTGGATGCACACAGAAATGAAGGAGTCAGAGTAAGCGATTTTGTTTCTGATCAAGAATCTGCTGCAAATAATTTTATTTTACCCGACTTTCACCCCTATATGATTGAGGGAGCAAAAACATATGCATATGAGATATGGGAGCAGTTGGGACACCGTCATCCTGATATCGTTACGTTCTCGGTTGAAACCAGTATGTTAGCAGTAGGTACTTATTATGGATTTAAGGATCTTTTAGAACATCATTTAATAGGAAAACTCCCCAGATTTATCATTGTCGACATTCAATCAACTTCTCTGCCTGTAAAAAGTAAAGCGGTATCTATCCCTCAACCCCTATATAAAGAATTGATAAAAATGATTAAAGAGACAGATGGACACTTACAGACCATTACGAAAACTGAAATCATTCAAGCCAGTAAAGCGCTTTTTATGAGAGGTTATCAGATAGATGAACAAAGTGCAGCAGCCTACGCAGGATGCATGAGATATTATCGAGACTTTTCAATCAAAAATGAATCGATTGTGATACCCCTTAGTAATTTTAGCGAGATAGGAAAATCCAAATAG
- the shc gene encoding squalene--hopene cyclase encodes MTKSNVEKYIASKLERLEKTQNQSGSWTFNFEGSSLTDCFMILLIRTLGIDEEELMHQLVKRLLRTQNDNGSWSIYPDEKDGNLSATVQSYTALLVSGKFTRMDEEMKRAEQFIIKHGGVSKSHFMTKMMLAVNGMYNYPSFFKFPMSYFMLPPHVPFNMYQCSNYARVHLTPMTICINKRFMYEHKGIDKSFLDGQEGGWFREERFFQTEQLINQLKILNFSPSSWQKAGYQSAEKLMIDRVEKNGTLYSYSSATCYMIYALLALGYKRNSPIILKAMEGMKSYLTDTPYGLHLQNSPSLVWDTALLSYSLQEAGVKATHPVIDRANAYLLKKQQSTRGDWTVHAPDVIPGGWGFSDSNHYIPDNDDTSAVLRALTKQSKLNQQANLAWKKGFSYLKGMQNKDGGWGAFEKDAYNSLFAYLPIENAKDAIIDDSTSDLTGRVLEFMGNYAGLTHDHSFIKRAAAWLLKEQLSDGSWYGKWGVCYIYGTWAAVTGLCAIGIKPEHPSIQKAIRWLESIQLKDGGWGESCMSADKERYIPLSYSTPSQTAWALDALLAVKRATSPTIQKGVNFLINEELYHPNANRYPTGLGLRGGFYIIYESYNYIFPLLALGHYEKKLITDHT; translated from the coding sequence ATGACAAAATCTAACGTTGAGAAGTATATAGCCTCCAAGCTAGAAAGGCTGGAAAAAACACAAAATCAATCAGGTTCATGGACATTCAACTTTGAAGGATCTTCATTAACGGATTGTTTTATGATCTTACTTATACGGACCTTAGGAATAGATGAAGAAGAATTAATGCATCAACTAGTGAAACGGCTGCTGCGCACTCAAAATGATAATGGGTCTTGGAGTATCTATCCGGATGAGAAGGATGGTAATTTATCTGCCACCGTTCAATCTTATACAGCCCTGCTTGTGTCAGGCAAATTTACTCGGATGGATGAGGAGATGAAGCGAGCTGAACAATTTATAATTAAGCATGGTGGAGTATCAAAATCTCACTTTATGACTAAAATGATGCTCGCAGTCAATGGAATGTATAATTATCCAAGCTTTTTTAAATTTCCGATGAGTTATTTTATGCTCCCGCCCCATGTACCTTTTAACATGTATCAATGCAGTAACTATGCCAGAGTGCATTTAACTCCTATGACCATCTGCATTAATAAACGATTTATGTATGAACACAAGGGGATAGATAAGAGTTTCCTTGATGGACAAGAAGGTGGATGGTTTAGAGAGGAACGTTTTTTTCAGACAGAACAATTGATTAATCAACTAAAGATCCTCAATTTTTCTCCATCCTCTTGGCAAAAAGCAGGCTATCAATCTGCAGAAAAGCTAATGATTGACCGGGTTGAGAAAAATGGGACACTGTATAGTTATAGTTCGGCTACCTGTTATATGATTTATGCTTTACTTGCCTTAGGGTATAAACGAAACTCACCGATTATTCTTAAGGCGATGGAGGGAATGAAGAGCTATTTAACGGATACACCTTATGGCCTTCATTTGCAAAATTCACCCTCCCTGGTGTGGGATACAGCTTTATTAAGCTATTCCTTACAAGAAGCGGGGGTTAAGGCAACCCATCCTGTTATCGATCGAGCAAATGCGTATTTGCTGAAAAAACAACAAAGCACGAGAGGGGATTGGACAGTACATGCTCCAGATGTGATTCCTGGGGGATGGGGATTTTCTGACAGCAATCATTATATACCGGATAATGATGATACAAGTGCGGTTTTACGAGCATTAACAAAGCAAAGTAAATTGAACCAACAAGCAAATCTTGCTTGGAAAAAAGGTTTCTCGTATTTGAAGGGCATGCAAAATAAGGATGGAGGATGGGGAGCCTTTGAAAAAGATGCCTATAATTCTTTATTTGCTTATCTACCAATTGAAAATGCAAAGGATGCCATCATTGACGATTCTACCTCAGACCTGACAGGTCGTGTTTTAGAATTTATGGGTAATTATGCTGGATTAACACATGACCATTCCTTTATTAAAAGAGCAGCTGCCTGGCTTCTGAAAGAACAATTATCAGATGGTAGCTGGTATGGAAAATGGGGTGTTTGTTATATTTATGGAACGTGGGCAGCGGTGACTGGACTATGTGCAATCGGAATCAAGCCTGAGCACCCTTCTATCCAAAAAGCAATCAGATGGCTGGAGTCTATCCAGCTGAAAGATGGAGGATGGGGAGAATCCTGTATGAGTGCAGATAAAGAACGTTATATCCCATTGTCCTACAGTACTCCATCCCAGACAGCCTGGGCATTGGATGCTCTCTTAGCAGTTAAGCGGGCAACTTCACCAACCATTCAGAAAGGGGTTAACTTTTTAATAAATGAAGAGTTATACCATCCTAATGCAAACAGGTATCCAACAGGTCTCGGTTTACGGGGTGGTTTTTATATCATTTATGAAAGCTATAATTATATTTTTCCTCTGTTAGCACTGGGTCATTATGAAAAGAAACTGATTACTGACCATACATAG
- a CDS encoding LrgB family protein, which yields MGKLLIAISIIIITVIIFLLLNKLYIRFSNPFLLPILTTTILIVCILSVFNISYDTYMIGGEWINQLLGPAVVALAFPLYKQWRMLKDHIFVILGGVFLGVLAGMVSGLLFSKLAGVAEETAVSILPKSLTTPVAVQISEELGGVPALTAIFVMIAGLTGAILGPLILNLFHITNPVSKGIALGSASHAIGTSKAFEFGELTFSMSSISMTLSAVFGSIVGPIIMNLLIN from the coding sequence ATGGGGAAATTACTGATTGCCATTTCGATTATTATTATAACTGTCATCATATTTCTTTTATTGAATAAACTGTATATCCGATTTTCCAATCCATTTCTTTTGCCAATCTTAACAACAACCATTTTAATTGTTTGCATCCTTTCAGTTTTTAATATTTCTTATGATACATACATGATTGGCGGAGAGTGGATTAATCAATTACTTGGTCCTGCAGTAGTTGCACTTGCTTTTCCGCTTTATAAACAATGGAGAATGTTGAAAGATCATATATTCGTCATTTTAGGAGGTGTCTTTCTTGGCGTATTGGCAGGAATGGTTAGCGGACTTCTATTTAGTAAGCTGGCTGGTGTAGCCGAAGAGACTGCCGTTTCCATATTGCCAAAATCATTAACTACACCAGTTGCTGTACAGATCTCCGAGGAATTAGGCGGGGTTCCAGCATTAACAGCTATTTTTGTCATGATAGCAGGTCTAACCGGAGCTATTTTAGGGCCGCTTATTTTAAATCTATTCCACATAACAAATCCCGTTAGTAAAGGGATTGCTTTGGGCAGCGCATCCCATGCAATTGGTACCTCAAAGGCATTTGAATTCGGTGAATTAACCTTTTCCATGAGTTCTATCTCCATGACATTAAGCGCTGTTTTTGGTTCCATTGTAGGACCAATTATCATGAACCTCTTAATTAACTAG
- a CDS encoding CidA/LrgA family protein: MKYLVICSQILVLFLFYYIGVFIQELLSIPVPASIIGLLLLLVCLKFKVIPVEYINRGAGFLIAFLPLLFVPICIGVIKYPELFSSKGFIIMFVVFISTIFTLLISGGTSQILENSVNKRKDQNKWGNY, encoded by the coding sequence ATGAAATATTTAGTCATATGCTCGCAAATCCTTGTTCTTTTCCTTTTTTATTATATCGGTGTATTCATACAAGAGCTGCTTAGCATTCCAGTCCCCGCAAGTATTATCGGGTTATTATTACTGTTAGTTTGCTTAAAATTCAAAGTAATTCCAGTTGAATATATTAACCGTGGAGCTGGTTTTTTAATTGCTTTCTTGCCTTTGTTATTTGTTCCAATCTGTATCGGTGTTATAAAGTATCCCGAGCTATTCTCCTCTAAAGGTTTCATTATTATGTTTGTCGTATTTATTAGTACAATCTTTACCCTGCTGATATCCGGAGGAACCAGTCAGATTCTCGAAAATTCAGTGAACAAACGAAAGGATCAAAATAAATGGGGAAATTACTGA
- a CDS encoding GNAT family N-acetyltransferase encodes MTQTNSMYYIEIPESLTPAQQNMMMELEKDAFPGLGAVDEQTLVPLARYGKLILYRQQGDERPVAVCECMRDYNQPDKAYIFGYYVRSDQHGKGLGTQFLHEVLSILRDDGFHKVSLTVSEANTAAVKLYKNIGFTVNELRYGEFGDGEDRLYMEKIL; translated from the coding sequence ATGACACAAACGAATTCGATGTATTACATTGAAATACCCGAATCCCTAACGCCTGCACAGCAGAACATGATGATGGAGCTCGAAAAGGATGCATTTCCTGGGTTGGGAGCGGTAGATGAACAAACACTGGTTCCTTTGGCGAGATACGGAAAACTAATCCTTTATAGACAACAGGGGGATGAACGACCAGTTGCGGTTTGTGAATGTATGAGAGATTATAATCAGCCGGATAAAGCTTATATATTTGGCTACTATGTACGGTCAGATCAGCATGGGAAAGGATTGGGGACACAATTTTTACATGAGGTTCTGAGCATTCTGAGGGATGATGGTTTTCATAAAGTCAGTTTAACTGTAAGCGAAGCAAACACGGCTGCTGTTAAATTATATAAAAACATCGGTTTTACTGTAAATGAATTAAGGTATGGTGAATTCGGAGACGGTGAGGATCGGTTGTATATGGAGAAAATTTTATAA